In a genomic window of Rhodovulum sp. P5:
- the guaA gene encoding glutamine-hydrolyzing GMP synthase: protein MSTHERLLIVDFGSQVTQLIARRLRELNVYCEIHPYQNVTDAFLADFAPKAVILSGGPASVLEDGSPRPPENIFDLGVPILGICYGQQVMMQMLGGRVERGHGTAEFGRAYVTPSNERTELLNGWFLDGREQVWMSHGDHVAEIAPGFEVYGTSPNAPFAITADLSRNFFAVQFHPEVHHTPNGRTLYENFIRLAGFTGDWTMGAYREEAIRKIRDQVGDAKVICGLSGGVDSSVAAVLIHEAIGDQLTCVFVDHGLLRMNEAEEVLSMFRDHYNIPLIHADESELFLTALDGVSDPEVKRKTIGKLFIDVFQKHAAEVGGAEFLAQGTLYPDVIESVSFSGGPSVTIKSHHNVGGLPEKMGLKLVEPLRELFKDEVRALGHELGLPASFIGRHPFPGPGLAIRCPGEITREKLEILRKADAVYIDQIRKHGLYDEIWQAFVAILPVRTVGVMGDGRTYDYACALRAVTSVDGMTADYYPFTHDFLGETATRIINEVKGINRVTYDITSKPPGTIEWE, encoded by the coding sequence ATGAGCACCCATGAACGCCTATTGATCGTCGACTTCGGCTCCCAGGTGACGCAGCTGATCGCGCGCCGCCTGCGAGAGTTGAATGTATACTGCGAGATCCACCCCTATCAGAACGTCACCGACGCCTTTCTGGCGGACTTCGCGCCCAAGGCCGTGATCCTGTCCGGCGGCCCGGCCAGCGTGCTGGAAGACGGCTCGCCCCGGCCACCTGAAAACATCTTCGATCTTGGCGTGCCGATCCTCGGCATTTGTTACGGCCAGCAGGTGATGATGCAGATGCTGGGCGGGCGGGTCGAGCGCGGGCACGGCACCGCCGAATTCGGCCGGGCCTATGTCACGCCCAGCAACGAGCGGACCGAGCTCCTGAACGGCTGGTTCCTTGATGGGCGCGAACAGGTCTGGATGAGCCACGGCGACCATGTCGCCGAGATCGCCCCGGGGTTCGAGGTCTACGGCACCTCCCCCAACGCGCCATTCGCCATCACCGCGGATCTGTCGCGCAACTTCTTTGCCGTGCAGTTCCACCCAGAGGTGCACCACACCCCCAATGGCCGGACGCTCTATGAAAACTTCATCCGTCTGGCTGGCTTTACCGGCGACTGGACCATGGGCGCCTATCGCGAGGAAGCGATCCGCAAGATCCGCGACCAGGTGGGCGATGCCAAGGTCATCTGCGGCCTGTCGGGTGGCGTCGACAGCTCGGTTGCCGCGGTCCTGATTCACGAGGCGATCGGGGACCAGTTGACCTGCGTCTTCGTCGACCACGGTCTTCTGCGGATGAACGAGGCGGAAGAAGTGCTGTCCATGTTCCGCGACCACTACAACATCCCGCTGATCCACGCCGATGAATCGGAGTTGTTCCTGACCGCGCTGGACGGCGTTTCCGACCCCGAGGTCAAGCGCAAGACCATCGGCAAGCTGTTCATCGACGTCTTCCAGAAGCACGCGGCCGAGGTCGGCGGGGCGGAGTTTCTGGCACAGGGCACGCTTTATCCCGACGTGATCGAATCCGTCAGCTTCTCTGGCGGCCCCTCGGTCACGATCAAGAGCCACCATAATGTCGGCGGCCTGCCCGAGAAGATGGGCCTGAAACTGGTCGAACCCCTGCGCGAACTGTTCAAGGACGAGGTCCGCGCGCTGGGTCACGAACTGGGCCTGCCCGCCAGTTTCATCGGCCGCCACCCCTTCCCCGGCCCCGGCCTTGCGATCCGCTGCCCCGGAGAGATCACGCGGGAAAAGCTGGAAATCCTGCGCAAGGCGGACGCGGTCTATATTGACCAGATCCGCAAGCACGGGCTGTATGATGAAATCTGGCAGGCATTCGTGGCGATCCTGCCCGTGCGCACCGTGGGTGTGATGGGCGACGGGCGCACCTATGACTATGCCTGCGCGCTGCGCGCCGTGACCAGCGTGGACGGGATGACCGCGGACTACTATCCTTTCACCCATGACTTCCTTGGTGAAACCGCCACGCGGATCATCAACGAGGTAAAGGGGA
- a CDS encoding delta-class carbonic anhydrase: MPNAFTRPLAAVLGLTLSALPAAAADICQGFGPQAPRDIASIDGTNTVSFDVAPPASEMVLCDIHTHTNAEHKGPGFSKFAGATLHGGYECSGREHLTPHELFMPKAPRKHFGDAAPGDTLEVHWVYTTCGNATAGHGLGTCIPEGCENPQLRVESQVFLLVNNPHALDFMDFAYQGHTVDGRNQPRALPEGTGEPVVFLGSTTGPVYTSQECSPYHVTWSVRPNCAKLDINSLYEWGHSGNPFEEHHSHGVRQLVTAPELLSPIN, from the coding sequence ATGCCCAACGCCTTCACCCGGCCGCTCGCCGCCGTTCTTGGCCTGACTCTGTCGGCCCTGCCCGCAGCCGCCGCCGACATCTGCCAGGGCTTCGGCCCGCAGGCCCCGCGCGATATCGCCAGCATCGACGGCACGAACACGGTGAGTTTCGACGTGGCCCCGCCTGCGTCGGAAATGGTCCTGTGCGATATCCACACCCACACCAATGCCGAGCACAAGGGGCCTGGCTTCAGCAAGTTCGCCGGTGCCACGCTGCATGGCGGTTACGAGTGCAGCGGGCGTGAACATCTGACGCCGCATGAGCTTTTCATGCCAAAGGCCCCGCGAAAGCATTTCGGCGATGCCGCCCCCGGCGACACACTGGAGGTGCACTGGGTCTACACCACCTGCGGGAACGCGACCGCCGGCCACGGCCTGGGCACCTGCATCCCCGAAGGGTGCGAGAACCCGCAGCTTCGCGTGGAATCCCAGGTGTTCCTGCTGGTGAACAACCCCCACGCGCTCGATTTCATGGACTTCGCCTATCAGGGCCACACCGTCGACGGGCGCAATCAACCGCGGGCGCTGCCCGAGGGCACGGGTGAACCGGTCGTCTTCCTCGGCTCCACCACCGGGCCCGTCTACACCTCGCAAGAGTGTTCGCCCTATCATGTGACCTGGTCGGTTCGGCCCAACTGCGCCAAGCTGGACATCAACTCGCTTTACGAATGGGGCCATTCAGGCAACCCGTTCGAGGAACATCACAGCCACGGCGTGCGCCAGCTTGTGACCGCGCCGGAACTGCTTTCGCCCATCAACTGA
- a CDS encoding delta-class carbonic anhydrase has product MTKARPGMRPATLATAIALSVLATPLTAGGHGATAHATGGHGDDHAAASNGHAKPASHDISLERPSQSNDDICTGFGPQAPRDIGMPLGTNTRHFTMAPPARKMNLCNIHTHTNAEHAGPGFMIYAGSGEHGGYKCNESDSLSAEDLMDPPHQEGAFEAVAPGDTLEVHWVYTTCDVKPGAGLGSCLSPTCSNPQLRVESQVFLLVNDPHALNFMDFAYQGNMANGLHQPKSLPTGTGRPVVFAGSTTGTKYTAKKCSPMQVTWSVRTGCARLDIGSVYKWGASHNVFEEHHSHGVRQLVTALELLSPITP; this is encoded by the coding sequence ATGACAAAAGCCAGACCCGGCATGCGGCCAGCAACCCTAGCAACAGCCATTGCCCTGTCCGTGCTTGCCACGCCGCTGACAGCGGGCGGCCACGGCGCGACCGCCCATGCAACCGGCGGTCATGGCGACGACCACGCAGCGGCCAGCAATGGGCACGCGAAACCGGCGTCGCACGATATCTCGCTGGAACGGCCGTCTCAGTCGAACGATGATATCTGCACGGGTTTCGGGCCGCAGGCGCCGCGCGACATCGGCATGCCGCTGGGGACCAATACGCGGCATTTCACGATGGCGCCCCCGGCCCGCAAGATGAACCTGTGCAACATCCACACGCATACCAATGCCGAACATGCCGGCCCCGGTTTCATGATCTATGCCGGATCGGGCGAACATGGCGGATACAAGTGCAACGAATCCGACAGCCTGAGTGCGGAGGACCTGATGGATCCGCCCCATCAGGAAGGTGCGTTCGAGGCCGTTGCCCCCGGCGACACGCTGGAGGTGCACTGGGTCTATACCACCTGCGACGTCAAACCGGGGGCCGGGCTCGGCTCCTGCCTGTCGCCGACCTGTTCGAACCCGCAACTGCGCGTGGAAAGCCAGGTGTTCCTGCTGGTCAACGACCCCCACGCGCTGAACTTCATGGACTTCGCCTATCAGGGGAACATGGCAAACGGTCTGCACCAGCCCAAGTCCCTGCCGACGGGCACCGGCCGGCCAGTCGTCTTTGCAGGGTCGACCACGGGCACGAAATACACCGCGAAGAAATGCTCGCCCATGCAGGTAACGTGGAGCGTTCGGACCGGTTGCGCGCGGCTCGATATCGGGTCTGTCTACAAATGGGGTGCCAGCCACAACGTCTTTGAAGAGCATCACAGCCACGGTGTGCGGCAACTGGTGACCGCGCTGGAATTGCTCTCGCCGATCACCCCCTGA
- a CDS encoding trimethylamine methyltransferase family protein, whose protein sequence is MGEPSARQGRKGRSGGGAARRAARQTVAVECARFIERSVPTLDLLNDETLEIIEHNAETVLEEIGVNFVENPAALERWRAAGADVQGERVRLPRGLARQLCATAPARFTQHARNAERNVEIGGKSLVFAPVYGPPFVRDLNGGRRYATMEDFRRFVRLGYMSKWLHHSGGTVCEPTDIPVNKRHLDMLLAHMTLSDKPFMGSVTEPSRAKDSVEMCEVLFGKDFVAEKTVLTSLVNINSPLTFDATMMGALEVYAAAGQACIVSPFIVGGAMAPVSVVGTLTQVLAEVLAGVAYAQLIRPGAPVIFGAFVTSIDMNSGAPTFGTPEASQILYGAGQLARRLNLPFRSGGALCGSKLPDAQAAYETTNTLNAALLGGVNFMLHAAGWLEGGLVASFEKFVMDADQLGALHRMAAAVPADAAAQAMEALREVGPGGHFLGCAHTQAHFRDAFWRSDLLDYKPFETWDEEGARDTASLAADRVSKLLAQYQPPTLDPGISEALEAYVAKRKEEMPDAYF, encoded by the coding sequence ATGGGAGAGCCATCGGCACGGCAGGGGCGCAAGGGGCGCAGCGGTGGAGGGGCAGCCCGGCGGGCGGCGCGACAGACGGTGGCCGTGGAGTGCGCCCGGTTCATCGAGCGTTCCGTTCCCACACTCGATCTGCTGAACGACGAAACGCTTGAGATCATCGAGCACAATGCCGAAACGGTGCTGGAGGAAATCGGCGTCAATTTCGTCGAGAACCCGGCGGCGCTGGAGCGCTGGCGTGCGGCCGGGGCGGATGTGCAGGGTGAACGCGTGCGCCTGCCGCGGGGACTGGCCCGGCAACTCTGCGCCACGGCACCCGCAAGGTTCACCCAACATGCCCGCAACGCCGAGCGCAATGTCGAGATCGGCGGCAAGAGCCTTGTCTTCGCCCCGGTCTACGGCCCGCCCTTCGTGCGCGACCTGAACGGTGGGCGCCGCTATGCGACGATGGAGGATTTCCGGCGCTTCGTTCGGCTCGGCTATATGTCGAAATGGCTGCACCATTCCGGGGGTACGGTGTGCGAACCGACCGATATTCCGGTGAACAAGCGGCATCTCGACATGCTGCTGGCCCATATGACGCTGTCGGACAAGCCGTTCATGGGGTCGGTGACCGAACCGTCGCGCGCCAAAGATTCGGTGGAGATGTGCGAGGTTCTCTTCGGCAAGGACTTCGTGGCCGAAAAAACCGTCCTGACATCGCTGGTCAACATCAACTCTCCGCTGACCTTCGACGCCACGATGATGGGCGCGCTTGAGGTCTATGCCGCCGCGGGGCAGGCCTGCATCGTGTCGCCCTTCATCGTCGGGGGGGCGATGGCGCCGGTGTCGGTGGTCGGCACTTTGACGCAGGTGTTGGCAGAGGTTCTGGCCGGTGTCGCCTATGCCCAACTGATCCGGCCGGGGGCGCCGGTGATCTTCGGCGCCTTCGTCACCTCGATCGACATGAATTCCGGCGCGCCGACCTTCGGCACGCCCGAGGCCAGCCAGATTCTCTATGGTGCGGGTCAGCTCGCGCGGCGCCTGAACCTGCCGTTCCGCTCTGGCGGGGCGTTGTGCGGGTCGAAACTGCCCGATGCACAGGCCGCATACGAGACGACGAACACCCTGAATGCCGCCCTTCTGGGGGGCGTGAACTTCATGTTGCACGCGGCAGGATGGCTGGAAGGCGGCCTTGTCGCCAGTTTCGAGAAGTTCGTGATGGATGCCGACCAGCTTGGCGCGTTGCACCGGATGGCCGCTGCCGTGCCGGCAGATGCGGCCGCGCAGGCGATGGAGGCGCTGCGCGAGGTCGGCCCCGGCGGACATTTCCTGGGATGCGCCCACACGCAGGCGCATTTCCGTGACGCATTCTGGCGGTCGGACCTGCTGGACTACAAGCCGTTCGAGACCTGGGACGAGGAAGGCGCGCGCGATACCGCCAGCCTTGCTGCCGACCGGGTGTCGAAACTGCTTGCTCAGTACCAGCCGCCGACGCTGGACCCGGGCATTTCAGAGGCGCTGGAAGCATATGTCGCGAAACGCAAGGAAGAGATGCCCGACGCCTATTTCTGA
- a CDS encoding DUF6477 family protein: MTDLPSALATLRRPRLLISAARYGLPEYRRERDLARLLQGSRPTSSMDALWRLMDLEEETDQLRRSGSARYAVGKHIELLIAVMAEAKMLTAMRREERVDNGLEKKAA, translated from the coding sequence ATGACCGATCTTCCCTCAGCCCTTGCCACCCTGCGCCGTCCCCGTCTTCTGATCAGCGCCGCGCGCTACGGACTGCCTGAATACCGCCGGGAACGCGACCTTGCGCGCCTTCTGCAGGGCAGCCGGCCGACAAGTTCGATGGACGCGCTGTGGCGCCTGATGGATCTTGAGGAAGAGACCGACCAGCTGCGCCGGTCGGGCAGCGCGCGCTATGCCGTCGGCAAGCACATCGAACTTCTGATCGCGGTGATGGCAGAGGCCAAGATGCTCACCGCCATGCGCCGCGAGGAACGGGTGGACAACGGGCTTGAGAAGAAAGCCGCCTAA
- a CDS encoding DUF6456 domain-containing protein, which yields MALSPAVEKTPAWLPKAARMYLAHTEEGCSFRALARREGCHPSTVMRQVRRVEARRDDPLIDEALARLGAQSRLSSPDKETTPMPAMKRQPSPQSDEATLSREARRILRRMNEPGAYMAVARDLEQAAVLRDGPDGQTTRTAVADRSTAEAFALKDWISCRTRGRVTIYEITAAGRAKLKRILAEDETGGQPGMAEAYTPFGDQHRDMEWQGDDRSERIRYNRAESPLAILARRRDKDGKPFLSADLVAAGERLREDFEISQMGPRVAQNWDRFLTGGDRGSFGSGGPGDGAGAARDRVANALRDLGPGLGDVVLRCCCFLEGMEEAEKKMGWSARSGKIVLRIALQRLKRHYEELGDSAGMIG from the coding sequence ATGGCATTGTCACCTGCAGTGGAGAAGACTCCAGCATGGCTGCCAAAGGCGGCGCGCATGTATCTCGCCCACACGGAGGAGGGATGTTCGTTCCGCGCGCTTGCGCGGCGCGAAGGTTGCCACCCCTCTACCGTCATGCGCCAGGTGCGCAGGGTCGAGGCACGGCGGGACGATCCTCTCATCGACGAGGCTCTGGCCAGGCTGGGCGCACAGAGCCGTCTCAGTTCCCCAGACAAGGAGACCACCCCCATGCCAGCCATGAAGCGGCAGCCCAGTCCGCAATCGGACGAGGCGACCCTCTCGCGCGAGGCGCGGCGCATCTTGCGCCGGATGAACGAACCCGGGGCCTACATGGCCGTCGCCCGCGATCTGGAACAGGCCGCGGTGCTGCGTGACGGGCCCGACGGACAGACGACCCGGACGGCCGTGGCCGACCGGTCCACCGCGGAAGCCTTCGCCTTGAAGGACTGGATTTCGTGCCGGACCCGCGGGCGCGTCACGATCTACGAGATCACCGCAGCCGGGCGCGCCAAACTCAAGCGCATCCTCGCGGAAGATGAGACCGGCGGCCAGCCTGGCATGGCCGAGGCATACACGCCCTTTGGCGATCAGCACCGCGACATGGAATGGCAGGGGGACGACCGGTCGGAACGTATCCGCTACAACCGGGCCGAGTCTCCGCTGGCGATCCTTGCACGTCGCCGCGACAAGGACGGCAAACCCTTTCTGAGTGCCGATCTTGTCGCCGCCGGCGAACGTCTGCGCGAGGATTTCGAGATATCCCAGATGGGGCCGCGCGTGGCGCAGAACTGGGACAGGTTCCTGACCGGCGGCGACCGCGGAAGTTTCGGCAGCGGCGGGCCCGGTGACGGTGCGGGGGCCGCCCGTGACAGGGTTGCCAACGCGCTGCGCGACCTGGGCCCGGGGCTTGGCGATGTCGTGCTGCGCTGCTGCTGCTTCCTGGAAGGGATGGAAGAGGCGGAGAAAAAGATGGGCTGGTCCGCCCGGTCCGGCAAGATCGTGCTGCGGATCGCCTTGCAGCGCCTCAAACGCCACTACGAAGAACTCGGCGACAGCGCCGGGATGATCGGTTAA
- a CDS encoding VIT1/CCC1 transporter family protein — translation MQPARSDRLGRTQEFLKQIVYGGNDGIVTTFAVVAGFAGARAEGVAQIGAVAVLVFGLANLFADAISMGLGEFLSGRAQKDLYAGQRDRLMENLRRRPAVMRDRLTRHLRLRGMSPTDAEAASAILSRTPELMSELLLHYDAGLGHPDDEDPAVNGVFTFTAFVAFGVIPLVPYLLRPADQATFALSVCATFVALTALGLLRWNATGLGLARSVGETVLVGGVCAVVAYAIGAAVGG, via the coding sequence ATGCAGCCCGCACGTTCCGACAGACTTGGCCGAACGCAGGAATTTCTCAAACAGATCGTCTATGGCGGAAATGACGGGATCGTCACGACCTTTGCCGTTGTGGCGGGCTTTGCGGGCGCACGGGCCGAGGGCGTCGCGCAGATCGGCGCGGTGGCGGTGCTGGTCTTCGGTCTTGCGAATCTCTTTGCCGATGCGATCTCGATGGGACTTGGAGAGTTTCTGTCAGGCCGTGCGCAGAAGGATCTGTACGCGGGCCAGCGCGACCGCCTGATGGAAAACCTGCGCCGCAGGCCGGCGGTCATGCGCGACCGCCTGACACGACACCTTCGCCTGCGCGGCATGTCCCCCACCGATGCCGAGGCGGCCAGTGCGATCCTGTCCCGAACGCCGGAACTGATGTCGGAACTGCTGCTGCACTATGATGCGGGGCTGGGACACCCCGACGACGAAGACCCGGCCGTGAACGGGGTCTTCACCTTCACGGCCTTCGTCGCCTTCGGGGTGATCCCATTGGTGCCCTATTTACTGCGCCCCGCCGACCAAGCGACCTTTGCCCTGTCAGTCTGTGCAACCTTCGTTGCGCTGACGGCACTGGGGCTCTTGCGCTGGAATGCAACCGGACTCGGGTTGGCCCGATCGGTTGGCGAAACGGTACTGGTCGGCGGGGTCTGTGCGGTGGTGGCCTATGCGATTGGCGCGGCCGTCGGCGGTTAA
- the lipA gene encoding lipoyl synthase, whose protein sequence is MSPRDLKLPQQRHPEKAHRPDNAQPKKPAWIRVRAPGGKGYSDTHKVIRDHGLATVCEEAGCPNVGECWAHGHATMMIMGEICTRGCTFCNVATGKPQTLDMFEPGRVADAVQKLGLKHVVITSVDRDDLEDGGAEHFAQTIRAVRHRAPETTIEVLTPDFLKCPASALETVVAAKPDVFNHNLETVPGLYPEVRPGARYFHSLRLLQRVKEIDPSMFTKSGIMVGLGEARQAVLQVMDDLRAADVDFLTIGQYLQPTPKHHAVASFITPEEFAAYEKAAYGKGFGMVSATPLTRSSYHAGDDFARLKEARQRALSKA, encoded by the coding sequence ATGAGCCCGCGCGATCTGAAACTTCCCCAGCAGCGCCACCCCGAGAAGGCGCACCGCCCCGACAATGCCCAGCCGAAAAAGCCCGCCTGGATCCGCGTGCGCGCGCCCGGTGGCAAAGGATACAGCGACACGCACAAGGTGATCCGCGACCACGGGCTTGCGACTGTCTGCGAAGAGGCAGGCTGCCCCAATGTCGGTGAATGCTGGGCGCATGGCCACGCGACCATGATGATCATGGGCGAAATCTGTACCCGCGGCTGTACCTTCTGCAATGTCGCCACCGGCAAGCCGCAGACCCTTGATATGTTCGAGCCGGGCAGGGTGGCAGATGCGGTCCAGAAACTGGGGCTGAAACATGTGGTCATCACCAGTGTCGACCGCGACGATCTTGAGGATGGCGGGGCAGAACATTTCGCGCAGACCATCCGTGCCGTCCGTCACCGCGCGCCGGAGACGACGATCGAGGTTCTGACGCCGGATTTCCTGAAATGCCCGGCCTCGGCGCTGGAAACCGTGGTTGCGGCGAAACCGGATGTCTTCAACCACAACCTTGAAACGGTGCCCGGTCTGTATCCGGAGGTCCGGCCCGGCGCGCGCTATTTCCATTCGCTGCGCCTGTTGCAACGGGTGAAAGAGATCGACCCGTCGATGTTCACCAAGTCGGGCATCATGGTCGGCCTCGGCGAGGCGCGGCAGGCGGTTCTTCAGGTGATGGACGACCTGCGCGCGGCCGATGTGGATTTCCTGACCATTGGGCAATATTTGCAGCCCACGCCAAAACACCACGCCGTCGCCAGCTTCATCACCCCGGAGGAGTTCGCGGCCTATGAGAAGGCGGCCTATGGCAAGGGTTTCGGGATGGTCTCTGCCACGCCGCTGACGCGGTCGAGCTATCATGCGGGCGACGATTTCGCGCGGCTGAAAGAGGCCCGTCAGCGGGCGCTTTCAAAGGCCTGA
- a CDS encoding site-2 protease family protein translates to MTWSFSIGHLFGSELRVHATFFLLLAWIGTAAWIGTAAWIADGPLAAGVNILFVLVLFACVVAHEFGHALMARRYGIATPDITLLPIGGLARLDRMPERPLQEIAVAVAGPAVNVVIWAVLVGLGADTDVERLMSIEDPAAGFWGRLAAVNLFLVLFNMIPAFPMDGGRVFRAALTLVVGRVQATRLAARSGQVLAFAFGFLGLTSGSPVLVLIAIFIFVAAGAESADVALRDMARHMRARDAMITQFESLRPSDTLQIASNAVIRTTQHEFPVTDPGGGLRGFLTRNALFTALAHGSNTRSVAEAMTTGIPTVQLAAPLDAALDALQDTGAPAVAVTEPTGRMVGYITRENIGELMVISGRDRQY, encoded by the coding sequence ATGACGTGGTCCTTTTCCATCGGCCATCTTTTCGGCTCGGAACTCCGGGTCCATGCGACCTTCTTCCTGCTTTTGGCATGGATCGGGACGGCGGCATGGATCGGGACGGCGGCCTGGATCGCGGACGGCCCGCTGGCCGCCGGAGTGAACATCCTGTTCGTCCTGGTGCTGTTCGCCTGCGTGGTGGCCCATGAATTCGGCCATGCCCTGATGGCACGCCGCTATGGCATCGCCACGCCGGACATCACGCTATTGCCCATCGGCGGGCTTGCGCGGCTCGACCGGATGCCCGAACGGCCGCTTCAGGAAATCGCGGTTGCCGTTGCCGGGCCGGCGGTCAATGTCGTGATCTGGGCCGTGCTGGTGGGGCTGGGCGCGGATACTGATGTCGAACGCCTGATGTCGATCGAGGATCCGGCGGCGGGCTTCTGGGGGCGGTTGGCGGCGGTCAACCTGTTTCTGGTGCTGTTCAACATGATCCCCGCCTTTCCAATGGATGGCGGACGGGTCTTTCGGGCCGCGTTGACGCTTGTCGTGGGGCGCGTGCAGGCGACCCGGCTTGCCGCGCGGTCGGGTCAGGTTCTGGCGTTCGCCTTCGGGTTTCTTGGCCTGACCTCCGGCAGCCCGGTTCTGGTCCTGATCGCGATCTTCATCTTCGTGGCAGCGGGGGCAGAAAGCGCCGACGTCGCCCTGCGCGACATGGCCCGGCACATGCGGGCGCGGGACGCGATGATCACGCAGTTCGAATCCCTCCGCCCCTCCGACACGCTGCAGATCGCGTCGAACGCGGTGATCCGAACCACCCAGCATGAGTTCCCCGTGACCGACCCCGGCGGCGGGTTACGGGGTTTTCTGACGCGGAATGCCCTTTTCACGGCGCTGGCCCATGGCAGCAACACCCGTTCGGTTGCCGAGGCGATGACAACGGGCATCCCGACCGTGCAACTGGCCGCACCGCTTGATGCGGCGCTGGATGCATTGCAGGACACCGGCGCCCCGGCCGTTGCCGTGACAGAGCCGACCGGGCGCATGGTGGGCTATATCACGCGCGAGAATATCGGGGAGTTGATGGTCATCAGCGGGCGCGACCGTCAGTATTGA
- the ssb gene encoding single-stranded DNA-binding protein: MAGSVNKVILVGNLGRDPEVRNFQNGGKVCNLRIATSENWKDRNTGERRERTEWHSVAIFSEPLARIAEQYLRKGSKVYIEGQLETRKWQDQSGQDRYSTEVVLRPYRGELTLLDGRGEGGGGSGGGGGGYGGGGYDGGYDQGGRGGGDYGGPAPAGDLDDEIPF, translated from the coding sequence ATGGCAGGTTCGGTCAACAAGGTGATACTGGTCGGGAATCTCGGCCGCGACCCCGAGGTTCGCAATTTCCAGAACGGGGGAAAGGTGTGCAACCTGCGGATCGCGACCTCCGAGAACTGGAAGGACCGCAACACCGGCGAACGGCGCGAACGGACCGAGTGGCATTCGGTGGCGATCTTCTCCGAACCGCTGGCGCGCATCGCCGAGCAGTATCTTCGCAAAGGGTCCAAGGTCTATATCGAGGGCCAGCTTGAAACCCGCAAATGGCAGGACCAGAGCGGACAGGATCGGTATTCGACAGAGGTTGTGCTGCGCCCCTACCGGGGTGAACTGACCTTGCTGGATGGCCGCGGCGAAGGCGGCGGCGGCAGTGGAGGTGGCGGCGGCGGATATGGCGGTGGCGGCTATGACGGCGGCTACGATCAGGGCGGGCGCGGTGGCGGCGACTATGGCGGACCGGCCCCGGCGGGCGATCTCGACGACGAAATTCCGTTCTGA
- a CDS encoding lytic transglycosylase domain-containing protein → MKTLLGALALIGLGSCPALAETTVSSKSRAHIFQSQIRVLDTRAASQYASSDRLQPQSAFALPGKGLSYAGKYRGEYLSLARSAARRHGVPEDLFLRLVQQESGWNQGAVSHKGAIGLAQLMPTTARKLGVDPKDARQNLDGGARYLRMQYERFRSWRLALAAYNAGPEAVEKHGGVPPYKETRNYVRKIWGS, encoded by the coding sequence GTGAAAACCTTGCTGGGTGCCTTGGCCCTGATCGGGCTCGGCTCGTGTCCTGCCTTGGCGGAAACCACGGTGTCGTCCAAGTCGCGGGCGCACATCTTCCAGTCGCAGATCCGTGTCCTCGATACGCGCGCGGCATCGCAATATGCCAGTTCCGACCGGCTTCAGCCGCAATCTGCCTTTGCCTTGCCGGGCAAGGGGCTGTCCTATGCGGGCAAGTATCGCGGCGAATACCTGTCGCTTGCCCGGTCTGCGGCCCGTCGCCATGGCGTGCCCGAGGACTTGTTTCTGCGTCTGGTGCAGCAGGAATCGGGATGGAATCAGGGGGCCGTGTCGCACAAGGGTGCCATCGGGCTTGCCCAGTTGATGCCGACCACGGCGCGCAAGCTCGGCGTCGATCCCAAGGACGCGCGCCAGAACCTAGACGGTGGCGCACGTTACCTGCGCATGCAGTATGAGCGGTTCCGGTCGTGGCGTCTGGCGCTTGCGGCCTATAACGCGGGGCCGGAGGCTGTCGAGAAACACGGGGGCGTTCCGCCCTACAAGGAAACCCGCAACTACGTCAGGAAGATCTGGGGGAGTTGA